One window of the Arthrobacter sp. zg-Y919 genome contains the following:
- a CDS encoding acyl-CoA desaturase, whose product MEDALMTGTSVDSSGEGKHRPAGPARQRHLSDFTALTRQIQEAGYMRRNYGYYWAKLIGVTLMGLVLALAFILLGDTWWQMVTAVVLALLMTQIAFLGHDAAHRQIFVSPKWNEWVSLIVVNLFAGMGLGWWNAKHSKHHAAPNKIGTDPDIAPGVLAFTPEAAEARTNRLTRWLATKQGYFFFPLLLLEGVNLHVQGIKRVLGKGRIKRRWVELSFIAVRLVSYVVLVFMVLSPGKGAAFIGVQLAVFGLYMGISFAPNHIGMPIAPKDAGIDFLRRQVLMSRNITGGRWVDTFMGGLNFQVEHHLFPSMSRPNLRKVAPLVRQHCEQLGVRYTETAFGQSLRDVTTYINRVGRGGVDTWACPLASTHRV is encoded by the coding sequence CAGCGACTTCACGGCTTTGACCCGGCAGATCCAGGAAGCCGGCTATATGCGCCGGAACTACGGCTACTACTGGGCCAAGCTGATCGGGGTAACCCTGATGGGTCTGGTGCTGGCCCTGGCTTTCATCCTGCTGGGGGACACCTGGTGGCAGATGGTGACCGCGGTGGTGCTGGCGTTACTGATGACGCAGATCGCGTTCCTGGGGCACGACGCCGCACACCGGCAGATCTTCGTGTCGCCGAAGTGGAACGAGTGGGTCTCGCTGATCGTGGTTAATCTCTTCGCCGGCATGGGCCTTGGCTGGTGGAATGCAAAACACAGCAAGCACCATGCCGCACCGAACAAAATCGGCACGGACCCGGACATCGCTCCCGGCGTCCTGGCCTTCACCCCCGAGGCAGCCGAAGCACGCACGAACCGTTTGACGCGCTGGCTTGCCACCAAACAGGGTTACTTTTTCTTCCCGCTGCTCCTGCTTGAGGGAGTCAACCTGCATGTGCAGGGCATCAAGCGGGTACTGGGCAAGGGCCGGATCAAGCGGCGGTGGGTGGAACTTAGCTTCATCGCTGTGCGCCTGGTCAGTTATGTGGTGCTGGTCTTCATGGTTCTTTCACCGGGCAAGGGTGCAGCGTTCATCGGCGTCCAGCTCGCCGTCTTCGGGCTGTACATGGGTATCTCCTTCGCCCCGAACCACATCGGCATGCCGATCGCGCCCAAGGACGCGGGCATCGATTTCCTGCGGCGCCAGGTATTGATGAGTCGCAACATCACCGGCGGCCGGTGGGTGGATACCTTTATGGGAGGACTGAACTTCCAGGTTGAGCACCACCTGTTTCCCTCCATGTCCCGCCCGAATCTGCGCAAAGTCGCCCCGCTGGTCCGCCAGCACTGTGAGCAGCTGGGGGTGCGGTACACCGAAACCGCGTTTGGGCAATCCCTGCGGGACGTCACCACCTATATCAACAGGGTGGGCCGCGGCGGGGTCGATACGTGGGCCTGCCCGCTGGCCAGCACGCACCGTGTGTAA
- a CDS encoding DUF3060 domain-containing protein, which translates to MYRNFRITAPVLTAVAGLAVITGCTADPAPSPEETGTPSSTSVGTPENTSTASPTDLSASTAPAGSGATITLSRGQEHKITEANTSVSITCSGGGDIDVETSGSSVQTTGQCEDIDIQGNGNTVSGEDAESLEIEGSNNEATLSNVPDIDVDGTANTVGVEETRDIDVEGENNTVTYTSGDPVIETEGTNSVSAR; encoded by the coding sequence ATGTACCGCAATTTCCGCATCACCGCACCCGTCCTCACCGCCGTCGCGGGCCTGGCAGTCATCACCGGATGCACCGCGGACCCGGCCCCGTCCCCGGAGGAAACCGGAACACCCTCATCAACCAGCGTCGGAACACCCGAAAACACCTCCACGGCCTCCCCGACGGACCTAAGCGCATCAACCGCACCCGCTGGCTCCGGTGCGACGATCACCCTCAGCCGCGGGCAGGAACATAAAATTACGGAAGCGAACACGAGCGTCAGCATTACCTGCTCCGGCGGCGGGGACATCGACGTCGAGACCAGTGGCTCCTCCGTGCAGACCACGGGTCAATGTGAGGACATCGATATCCAGGGCAATGGCAACACAGTCAGTGGCGAGGACGCGGAAAGCCTCGAGATTGAGGGCAGCAATAATGAAGCCACCCTCAGCAATGTGCCCGATATCGATGTGGACGGAACCGCGAACACTGTCGGCGTCGAGGAGACCCGTGACATCGACGTCGAAGGAGAGAACAACACCGTCACGTACACCTCCGGGGACCCCGTGATCGAAACCGAGGGTACGAACTCCGTCTCGGCCCGATGA
- a CDS encoding SDR family oxidoreductase has translation MAGNTEQHSRRVAVVTGAARGIGHATAARLLRRGWIVGAFDIESHGLSELKDIAAAHDTTVVTGTLDVRDAQQWREALASVCEDHLDLLVNNAGLLAAGPFVDTDLERHRALVDVNVLGTINGAHTAFPYLKNADRPVLLNLGSASAIYGQPDLATYGATKFAVRGLTEALELEWAEHGIAVLDLWPLFVNTGMVKGVNIGAIQSFGVRLNETDVAAAAVAAVERSIRSRRNPKWPRNVHHAVGSQARFLAALSQVTPNWANRLLTERLTRRPAAS, from the coding sequence ATGGCCGGGAACACTGAGCAGCACTCACGCCGCGTCGCCGTCGTCACCGGCGCCGCCCGCGGCATCGGGCACGCCACCGCAGCCCGTCTGTTGCGCCGCGGATGGATAGTCGGCGCGTTCGACATCGAAAGTCACGGCCTATCTGAGCTCAAGGACATCGCTGCCGCGCACGACACCACCGTCGTCACCGGAACGCTCGATGTCCGGGATGCCCAGCAGTGGCGCGAAGCCCTGGCGTCCGTTTGCGAGGATCACTTGGACCTTCTGGTCAACAACGCCGGGCTGCTTGCCGCCGGACCGTTTGTTGATACCGATCTTGAACGGCACCGGGCACTCGTGGACGTCAACGTTCTGGGCACCATCAACGGTGCCCATACCGCGTTCCCGTACCTGAAGAACGCTGACAGACCGGTGCTGCTCAACCTGGGATCCGCCTCAGCCATTTACGGGCAGCCCGATCTTGCCACCTACGGCGCCACGAAGTTCGCGGTCCGCGGCCTGACCGAGGCACTGGAACTGGAATGGGCGGAGCATGGCATTGCCGTGCTCGATCTGTGGCCTCTGTTCGTCAACACCGGGATGGTCAAGGGCGTCAATATCGGAGCAATACAGTCGTTCGGCGTGCGGCTGAACGAAACCGATGTTGCCGCAGCCGCTGTCGCCGCCGTGGAACGCAGCATCAGGTCCCGCCGCAACCCGAAGTGGCCCCGCAACGTCCACCACGCCGTCGGATCGCAGGCACGCTTCCTGGCCGCGCTCTCCCAGGTGACTCCGAACTGGGCCAACCGGCTCCTCACCGAGCGTCTCACCCGACGGCCGGCTGCCTCCTAG
- a CDS encoding NAD(P)-binding domain-containing protein → MTTAHSTPPTHELGSSERVCVIGAGCSGITAAKVLHERGLAFDCFELSDRVGGNWVWGNSNGVSAAYKSLHINTSRSRMEFSDFPMPANLPNFARHDQVAAYFDAYVDHFGFRNKITFNTGVEHVQPLPDGGFEVRLSTGETRRYGSVIVANGHHWDPRMPEPTFPGAEGFTGEQMHSHDYTDEQQLTGKRIVVLGMGNSAMDICTDASYHAAETYLSHRRGVHIIPKYVFGKPFDEIGAHELIPSRVRWGVARVVMRAATGPMSRYGLQEPDHKFAQAHPTVSSRILDRLAHGDVVPKPNIQRFDGDSVVFTDGTRVAADLVIYCTGYKISFPFFDAGFLDPSGDNEIRLYQRMFHPTVPGLYFIGLVQPLGAVMPIAERQSELAADHLQGRYALPERAAMDAEIDRHRKAITKRYVASKRHTIQVDFVDYMRALRRERDAGARRRTAAQAATDRVGA, encoded by the coding sequence ATGACGACTGCCCACAGCACACCGCCCACCCACGAGCTCGGCAGCAGCGAGCGCGTGTGTGTCATCGGCGCCGGCTGCTCCGGAATCACGGCGGCCAAAGTTCTCCACGAACGGGGACTTGCCTTCGACTGCTTTGAACTCTCGGACCGGGTCGGCGGCAACTGGGTGTGGGGCAACAGCAACGGAGTGTCCGCGGCCTACAAGTCTCTGCACATCAACACCTCGCGCAGCCGGATGGAGTTCAGCGACTTTCCGATGCCCGCGAACCTGCCCAATTTCGCACGCCACGATCAGGTTGCGGCGTACTTCGACGCCTACGTCGACCACTTCGGGTTCCGAAACAAGATCACCTTCAACACCGGCGTGGAGCACGTGCAGCCTCTGCCCGACGGCGGCTTCGAGGTTCGGCTGAGCACCGGAGAGACCCGGCGCTACGGCTCGGTCATAGTAGCCAACGGCCACCACTGGGACCCGCGCATGCCGGAGCCGACCTTCCCCGGCGCCGAAGGCTTCACCGGTGAGCAGATGCACTCCCACGACTACACGGACGAGCAACAGCTCACCGGCAAGCGGATCGTGGTGCTCGGCATGGGCAACTCGGCCATGGATATCTGTACAGATGCCAGCTACCACGCGGCCGAGACCTACCTCTCCCACCGCCGGGGCGTGCACATCATTCCTAAGTACGTCTTCGGCAAGCCCTTCGACGAGATCGGAGCGCACGAGTTGATCCCGTCCCGGGTCCGCTGGGGCGTCGCCCGCGTGGTCATGCGCGCCGCCACCGGCCCAATGTCGCGTTACGGCCTTCAGGAACCCGACCACAAGTTCGCCCAGGCCCACCCGACCGTCTCCAGCCGGATACTCGACAGGCTGGCCCACGGCGACGTGGTCCCGAAGCCCAACATCCAGCGTTTCGACGGTGACAGCGTCGTCTTCACCGACGGCACCCGCGTCGCGGCCGACCTGGTGATCTACTGCACCGGCTACAAGATCTCGTTCCCGTTCTTTGACGCCGGCTTCCTCGACCCGTCCGGAGATAACGAGATCCGGCTCTACCAGCGGATGTTCCACCCGACGGTGCCGGGGCTGTACTTCATCGGACTGGTCCAGCCGCTCGGTGCGGTCATGCCGATCGCCGAGCGGCAGTCCGAGCTCGCCGCCGACCATCTCCAGGGCCGTTACGCCCTGCCCGAGCGGGCCGCTATGGACGCCGAGATCGACCGCCACCGCAAGGCGATCACCAAAAGGTACGTCGCCAGCAAGCGGCACACCATCCAGGTGGATTTCGTCGATTACATGCGTGCCCTACGCAGGGAGCGCGATGCCGGAGCGCGGCGCAGAACCGCTGCGCAGGCCGCAACCGACCGTGTGGGGGCCTGA
- a CDS encoding DUF4177 domain-containing protein — protein MGTGSGNLTSLEKAINEQAAKGYRLHTITTASSGSKGFGGGDRIQATMVFESLG, from the coding sequence CTGGGAACGGGGTCGGGCAACCTGACCTCCCTGGAGAAGGCCATTAACGAGCAGGCGGCAAAGGGCTACCGGCTCCACACCATCACGACCGCGAGCAGCGGGAGCAAGGGTTTCGGTGGCGGAGACCGCATCCAGGCGACGATGGTGTTCGAAAGCCTCGGATAA
- a CDS encoding acetamidase/formamidase family protein, translating into MHNPTGPHAPSPAAAARAGKTGSPGAQPEDILQPHSGDIPGDHYLVSTPDEVLWGYVPTVHAAPVARMKSGETITIDALSHEGILEDQGRDPVSFFGSHGVEESGVLQDAVDIAAGYNRTPRNFDTDGPHVVTGPVAVEGAEPGDVLKIETLDAVPRVPYGVVSSRHGKGSLAVQPGPEAPAGITLEEVMPPVDTDNRGSGVPTDYHNVSVFTAVEDGKGVMTSGEMKVRFPLRPFMGMMGVAFAETSGLTDPEANSVPPTLGGGNIDIRHLGPGSTFYLPVKADGALFYVGDPHMGMGDGEVALTAMEGSLRGTFRLTVCKPGSGDAPELAHRYPFAETADAWIPIGLSDPDGLGGGGVNSDLDIAMRRAVVNALDFLEQEKGMDRAVAYAYLSAAADFAISQVVDRTVGIHGLIRKADFS; encoded by the coding sequence GTGCACAACCCAACCGGCCCCCACGCGCCGTCCCCGGCGGCGGCCGCCCGAGCGGGAAAAACCGGATCGCCTGGCGCCCAGCCGGAGGACATCCTGCAGCCGCACTCCGGCGATATCCCCGGGGACCACTACCTCGTCTCCACCCCCGACGAAGTGCTGTGGGGGTACGTGCCCACCGTGCATGCGGCGCCGGTGGCACGGATGAAATCCGGCGAGACCATCACCATCGACGCCCTTTCCCATGAAGGGATCCTGGAAGACCAGGGCCGGGACCCGGTGTCCTTCTTCGGCAGCCACGGCGTTGAAGAAAGCGGGGTGCTTCAGGACGCCGTCGACATTGCCGCCGGCTACAACCGCACGCCGCGGAACTTCGATACCGACGGACCGCACGTCGTCACCGGTCCCGTCGCGGTCGAGGGCGCGGAGCCCGGCGATGTCCTGAAAATCGAAACGCTCGACGCCGTTCCCCGGGTTCCGTACGGCGTCGTCTCCAGCCGCCACGGTAAAGGTTCGCTTGCTGTGCAGCCCGGACCGGAAGCACCGGCGGGCATCACTTTGGAGGAAGTCATGCCGCCGGTGGATACGGATAACCGCGGCTCCGGCGTTCCCACGGATTATCACAACGTCTCCGTCTTTACCGCGGTTGAGGACGGCAAGGGGGTGATGACCAGCGGCGAGATGAAGGTCCGTTTTCCGCTGCGCCCGTTCATGGGAATGATGGGTGTGGCCTTTGCCGAAACCAGCGGCCTCACCGACCCGGAAGCTAACTCGGTGCCGCCAACGCTCGGCGGGGGCAACATCGACATCCGCCACCTCGGTCCAGGATCCACCTTCTATCTGCCGGTCAAGGCCGACGGCGCCCTGTTCTACGTGGGCGATCCGCACATGGGTATGGGCGACGGCGAGGTGGCGCTGACCGCCATGGAGGGGTCCCTGCGCGGCACCTTCCGGCTGACCGTCTGCAAACCCGGCTCCGGCGACGCTCCGGAACTGGCCCACCGGTATCCGTTCGCCGAGACGGCGGACGCCTGGATCCCCATTGGCCTGTCCGACCCCGACGGTCTCGGTGGCGGCGGCGTGAACAGCGACCTGGATATTGCCATGCGGCGGGCGGTGGTCAATGCCCTGGACTTCCTCGAGCAGGAGAAAGGCATGGACCGCGCCGTTGCCTACGCCTACCTTTCCGCCGCTGCGGACTTCGCCATCTCCCAGGTGGTGGACCGGACCGTGGGTATCCACGGGCTGATCCGGAAGGCGGACTTCAGCTAG
- a CDS encoding alpha/beta hydrolase: MAYTECLEGIMTEYLSIGTNRLAYDLQGEGPLVVLAHGMGDSRRSYRFVVPALVAAGYRVANLDIRGCGQSSTGWDGYSRTDIAGDLVALVEHLGGPAVLVGQSISGGAATIAAADAPDLIAGVVEIAPFTRKQSMDLGGMFRVPRYRAASLQLLQTMLRGSVSNWLKYLDIAIPVKPTDWAAERSQIAAVMQDPARMKVLQAMMKTAPTDAGARLADVRSPVLVIQGSADPDWADPRAEGERVIADLPAGLGTLAVIDGAGHYPHAQTPNELLDLALPFLARVLGAHTNRGTDHA; this comes from the coding sequence ATGGCATACACCGAGTGCCTGGAGGGCATCATGACTGAGTACCTGAGCATTGGAACGAACCGGCTGGCCTACGACCTGCAGGGGGAGGGCCCGCTGGTGGTCCTCGCGCACGGCATGGGCGACAGCCGCCGTTCGTACCGCTTCGTCGTGCCGGCATTGGTCGCCGCCGGCTACCGGGTGGCAAACCTGGACATCCGCGGCTGCGGTCAGTCCAGTACCGGCTGGGACGGCTACAGCCGCACCGACATCGCCGGAGACCTCGTGGCGCTGGTGGAACACCTCGGTGGTCCCGCAGTCCTCGTAGGCCAGTCCATCAGCGGCGGCGCCGCCACGATCGCCGCTGCCGACGCGCCGGACCTCATTGCCGGCGTCGTCGAGATTGCACCGTTCACCCGGAAGCAGTCCATGGACCTCGGCGGCATGTTCCGCGTTCCGCGCTATCGGGCCGCCTCCCTCCAGCTGCTGCAGACCATGCTCCGCGGGAGTGTGTCCAACTGGCTGAAGTACCTCGACATCGCCATACCCGTGAAGCCCACCGACTGGGCAGCTGAACGGTCGCAGATTGCCGCGGTGATGCAGGACCCGGCTCGCATGAAAGTCCTGCAGGCCATGATGAAGACCGCCCCCACCGACGCCGGGGCGCGGCTGGCCGACGTCCGCAGCCCCGTCCTCGTCATCCAGGGCAGTGCCGACCCGGACTGGGCCGACCCGCGCGCGGAGGGCGAACGTGTCATTGCCGACCTCCCCGCCGGTCTGGGCACCCTCGCCGTCATTGACGGCGCCGGCCACTACCCGCACGCCCAGACACCCAACGAACTCCTTGACCTGGCGCTGCCGTTCCTCGCCCGGGTCCTCGGGGCACACACCAACCGCGGAACCGACCATGCCTAG
- a CDS encoding TetR-like C-terminal domain-containing protein gives MPRAGLSAAAVVERAAQMLDEPHSEGLNLAAIADSFGVRVPSLYKHVDGVAGLQRGVTLHAKRSLTRVIAQAAIGRSRDDAIINIAHAYRGWALEHRGLYPLAMLPVDSGDPEEVEVAASFLDVMTGVLTGYQLSGDDAIDAIRFLRAALHGFVSLETSGGYEMPRDLDRSFNRLVGSITTALDGWARS, from the coding sequence ATGCCTAGGGCGGGACTCAGCGCGGCCGCCGTCGTCGAGCGCGCGGCACAGATGCTCGACGAACCCCATAGTGAGGGGCTGAACCTCGCGGCCATCGCGGACAGCTTCGGCGTCCGCGTCCCCTCGCTCTACAAGCATGTCGACGGCGTCGCCGGCCTCCAGCGGGGCGTGACCCTGCATGCGAAGCGCTCACTCACCCGCGTCATCGCGCAGGCCGCAATCGGACGTTCACGGGATGATGCGATCATCAACATCGCGCACGCCTACCGCGGGTGGGCGCTGGAGCACCGCGGCCTGTACCCGTTGGCCATGCTGCCCGTCGACAGCGGGGACCCCGAGGAGGTGGAGGTCGCGGCGTCGTTCCTGGACGTTATGACCGGCGTCCTGACGGGCTACCAACTCTCGGGCGACGACGCCATCGACGCGATCCGGTTCCTCCGCGCGGCGCTTCACGGCTTCGTCTCGCTGGAAACCAGCGGCGGCTACGAAATGCCCCGTGACCTGGATCGGAGCTTCAACCGCCTGGTCGGGAGCATCACCACCGCGCTGGACGGCTGGGCGCGGTCATGA
- a CDS encoding FAD-dependent oxidoreductase: MAAPTDVGAGDYVFRAGDLNYPMILVESGAIEMVRDPLWWDEETVLSTLGPRSFGGELGLLNGQAALLSARVKEPGRIRRLAREDLRLVMNQDDDLGGIVLHTLWERREALRRGPAAMTLKFIGTEASSELLALRRFAERLDLIHTVFVVPPDGMGALDGHGIAAGDLPAALIQGKLMTRATPGAVAERLGLSYQPHQEGATDLLVVGGGPAGLAAAIYAASEGLNTVVLDAVAPGGQAAATSRIENFLGFPFGVAGGDLIRQATLQAIKFGVRIWAPCDAVSLETMDDGLKLTLGDGAVLHTRTALITSGAAYRSLGVQGWEDFEGHGIYYAATSLEARQVAGHPVVVVGGANSAGQAALYLASHGCPVHLVVRGTDVGARMSSYLVDRLREDPRIAIHTESNIVGLDGGSALDSVRIDTAGPVDARGLFCFIGADPASTWLPTLDRDHAGFIRTGTDIAVQALDRWQPLGREPMPFETSTPRVFAAGDVRHGSMKRVAAAVGEGSSAVASVHRALSDPVSPLAR; this comes from the coding sequence ATGGCCGCACCAACCGACGTCGGCGCGGGCGACTACGTTTTCCGCGCCGGGGACTTGAACTATCCAATGATCCTCGTGGAATCGGGGGCCATTGAAATGGTGCGGGACCCGTTGTGGTGGGACGAAGAAACCGTTCTCAGCACGCTCGGGCCACGCTCGTTCGGCGGTGAACTCGGGCTGCTCAACGGACAGGCCGCGCTCCTGTCGGCGCGGGTGAAGGAGCCCGGGCGCATCCGGCGCCTGGCCCGCGAAGATCTGCGGCTGGTCATGAACCAGGACGACGATCTCGGGGGGATTGTTCTCCATACTCTGTGGGAACGCCGCGAAGCCCTTCGGCGGGGACCGGCCGCCATGACGCTCAAGTTCATCGGGACGGAAGCGTCCAGCGAATTGCTGGCTCTTCGCCGCTTCGCGGAACGGCTGGACTTGATTCATACCGTCTTCGTCGTCCCGCCCGACGGCATGGGCGCCCTCGATGGCCACGGTATAGCGGCCGGTGATCTGCCGGCAGCACTCATCCAGGGCAAGCTCATGACACGTGCGACGCCGGGAGCCGTCGCCGAGCGCCTCGGATTGAGTTACCAGCCCCACCAGGAGGGCGCCACGGACCTGCTCGTCGTTGGCGGCGGACCCGCCGGGCTCGCCGCCGCCATCTACGCAGCCTCCGAAGGGCTGAACACGGTGGTGCTCGACGCCGTCGCGCCGGGTGGGCAGGCAGCGGCGACCTCCCGAATCGAGAACTTCCTTGGTTTTCCCTTTGGCGTTGCCGGTGGAGACCTCATCCGCCAAGCGACACTGCAGGCGATCAAGTTCGGGGTAAGGATCTGGGCACCCTGCGATGCGGTGTCTCTCGAGACCATGGATGATGGCCTCAAGCTCACACTGGGGGACGGTGCTGTCCTCCATACCCGCACCGCGTTGATCACGTCCGGGGCCGCCTACCGGAGTCTCGGAGTTCAGGGGTGGGAGGACTTCGAGGGACACGGAATCTATTACGCCGCGACCAGCCTCGAGGCGCGCCAAGTCGCCGGGCACCCGGTGGTCGTCGTCGGCGGGGCAAACTCGGCCGGCCAGGCCGCACTCTATCTCGCGTCCCACGGATGCCCGGTCCATCTGGTGGTCCGTGGAACGGACGTTGGGGCGCGGATGTCCTCCTACCTCGTGGACCGGCTGCGGGAGGATCCCCGCATCGCTATCCATACGGAGTCGAACATCGTTGGGCTGGACGGCGGCTCCGCCTTGGATTCGGTCCGCATCGACACCGCCGGGCCCGTCGATGCGCGCGGCCTGTTCTGCTTCATCGGCGCCGACCCTGCCAGCACGTGGCTGCCCACGCTCGACAGGGACCATGCGGGATTCATCCGCACAGGGACCGACATTGCGGTTCAGGCGCTGGATCGATGGCAGCCGCTGGGCCGCGAACCGATGCCCTTCGAGACCTCGACCCCACGGGTGTTTGCCGCCGGCGATGTCCGCCACGGCTCCATGAAGCGCGTCGCGGCGGCGGTCGGCGAAGGATCCAGCGCCGTCGCGTCCGTGCACCGGGCCCTGAGCGACCCTGTCAGTCCCCTCGCCCGTTAG
- a CDS encoding amino acid permease, producing the protein MITPPPAPPALPDSTVQAGTPEPTFHHEEEGYHKGLKPRQVQMIAIGGAIGTGLFMGAGGRLAAAGPSLVISYAVCGFFAFMILRALGELVMHRPSSGSFVSYAREFFGEKAAFVTGWLYWLNWAMTAIVDITAVALYMNFFRKYWPPIADIPQWTWALAALVLVLGLNLISVKVFGELEFWFALIKVVALVAFLIVGICFVLFGTPVDGQVVGFSLISGNGGLFPNGLLPAVVVMQGVVFAYASIELIGTAAGETEHPEKIMPKAINTVIVRIAVFYVGTLVLLSLLLPYSSYKAGESPFVTFFGSIGVGGVDAIMNLVVLTAALSSLNAGLYSTGRIMRSMSMAGSAPKFAGRMNKAGVPYGGIALTAFVALLGVVLNAVVPAQAFEIVLNVASLGIISTWAMIVLCQMALTRRAQRGELSRPSFRMPGAPVTGWITLAFLLAVLILMAFDSPVGTWTIASLVVIIPALMLGWRLCRDRVLEIAAARDS; encoded by the coding sequence ATGATCACGCCACCCCCGGCTCCGCCGGCCCTCCCGGACTCCACCGTCCAGGCAGGCACCCCCGAACCCACCTTCCACCACGAGGAGGAGGGTTACCACAAGGGACTCAAGCCCCGCCAGGTCCAGATGATCGCCATCGGCGGCGCCATCGGCACCGGGCTCTTTATGGGAGCGGGCGGCCGCCTCGCAGCGGCAGGCCCCTCACTGGTCATCAGCTACGCCGTCTGCGGCTTCTTTGCCTTCATGATCCTGCGGGCCCTGGGTGAACTGGTGATGCACCGGCCCTCCTCCGGCTCCTTCGTCTCCTACGCTCGTGAGTTCTTCGGCGAGAAGGCGGCCTTCGTCACCGGCTGGCTGTACTGGCTGAACTGGGCCATGACCGCCATCGTGGACATCACCGCCGTCGCGCTGTACATGAACTTCTTCCGGAAATACTGGCCGCCGATCGCGGACATCCCGCAGTGGACCTGGGCCCTGGCCGCCCTGGTCCTGGTGCTGGGGCTGAACCTCATCAGCGTCAAGGTCTTCGGGGAACTGGAGTTCTGGTTCGCGCTGATCAAGGTCGTGGCCTTGGTCGCCTTCCTGATCGTGGGCATCTGCTTCGTGCTCTTCGGCACCCCCGTGGACGGTCAGGTGGTCGGCTTCAGCCTCATCTCGGGCAACGGCGGCCTCTTCCCCAACGGCCTGCTGCCCGCCGTCGTCGTCATGCAGGGCGTGGTGTTCGCCTACGCCTCGATCGAGCTCATCGGCACCGCTGCGGGCGAGACCGAACACCCGGAAAAGATTATGCCCAAGGCCATCAACACCGTGATCGTGCGCATTGCCGTGTTCTACGTCGGCACGCTCGTCCTGCTCTCGCTGCTGCTGCCGTACAGCTCCTACAAGGCCGGCGAAAGCCCGTTCGTCACGTTCTTCGGGTCCATCGGGGTGGGCGGTGTGGACGCCATCATGAACCTGGTGGTCCTGACCGCCGCCCTGTCCTCACTCAATGCCGGCCTGTACTCCACCGGCCGCATCATGCGCTCCATGTCCATGGCCGGCTCCGCGCCGAAGTTCGCCGGGCGGATGAACAAGGCGGGCGTCCCGTACGGCGGTATCGCCCTGACCGCGTTCGTTGCCCTGCTCGGCGTCGTCCTCAACGCCGTCGTTCCCGCCCAGGCGTTCGAGATCGTCCTGAACGTGGCATCCCTGGGAATCATCAGTACCTGGGCCATGATCGTCCTGTGCCAGATGGCGCTGACCCGGCGGGCCCAGCGCGGGGAACTGTCCCGCCCGTCCTTCCGGATGCCCGGCGCTCCCGTCACCGGCTGGATTACGCTCGCGTTCCTTCTCGCCGTGCTGATCCTGATGGCCTTCGATTCCCCCGTGGGCACCTGGACGATCGCCTCCCTGGTGGTCATCATCCCGGCCCTGATGCTCGGCTGGCGGCTCTGTCGCGACCGCGTTCTCGAAATCGCGGCCGCCCGCGACAGCTAA